The Haloplanus natans DSM 17983 DNA segment CGACCAGCGGGTTCCCGGGATCGACCGCCCCGAACGTCTCCCCGACGGGCACCTCCTCGCCGTTCACCCGCACCACGTCCCGCCCGCCGAGGAAGTCGCCGGGGACGTTCGTGATCACGTTCCCGAAGCCGTCGACGGCGACGACGAACCCCTCGGCGCCGTCGCCCTCGACCGTCGCTTCGGGGAGCTGACAGTCGACCGGCTCGGCGGGCGTCAGGCGGTCGAGGCTGTCGAGGGCGTCGACGCCCCCGCTCGTGACCATCTCGTGAATCTCCGCCGCCAGCGGCGCGAACACGTCGCGGCCGTGGAAGGTGGTCGAATCCGGGTCCCCGGGGTCGGCGTGGAACCAGTCCACGCCGGCGTCGGCGTCGGCCCCGATCCGTCGAGCCGCGGGGACGAGGAGGCCGTTGTCCGGGCCGACGAGGGTGTGATCGCCGGCGCGGGCGACGAGAACGGCGCGGTCGGTGCCGACGCCGGGGTCGACGACGGCGAGGTGGGTCGCCGGGGGGAAGGTGGGGAGGACTTCGCGGAGCCAGAACGCCGACGCGCGGATCGCCCCCCGCGGCAGGTCGTGGCTCACGTCGACGAGTCGGGCGTCGCTTCGCTGCAGGACGACGCCTTTCATCGCGGCCGGATACGGGGAGCCGAAGTCGGAGGCGAGCGTGATCATGGCCCGTTGGTGTCGGTTTCGCTCACCCGCTGAATGCGCCGGATGCCGCCGACTTCGTCGATTACCTCGACGACCGGATCGGGGACGAGATGTTGCCACTCGCCGCCCTCGATCATCCGGTCGCGAAGCTCCGACCCCTCCAGTACGTCGCGGTTGAACATGGGCGATTGGCGCACCTCGACGCCCGCCTCCTCGAACAGCTGGATGACGAGCGGGTTGTTGGAGTAGCCCACGTCGAAGGAAGGCGACATGCTCTGGACGTGACTCACCCAGACCGAGTTGCGGTCCAGATCCTCGATGGGGACGACGTACGTCGTACAGTCGAACTCCGCGACGGATTTGGTGACCATCATCACCCGCTCGCCCGCGGTGAACGGGTCACGCGTCGTGTGGGAGTGACCGGCACTGCCGATACCGAGAACGAGTTCGTCGACCTCGGAGACGATTTCGGCAACCATCCGGTGGTGGCCGTCGTGATACGGCTGGAACCGGCCGATGTAGAACCCCCGCATGATGTCGACGTACACGCCCGTGTTCATAAAATCGACGAGTTCCG contains these protein-coding regions:
- a CDS encoding SAM hydrolase/SAM-dependent halogenase family protein, which produces MITLASDFGSPYPAAMKGVVLQRSDARLVDVSHDLPRGAIRASAFWLREVLPTFPPATHLAVVDPGVGTDRAVLVARAGDHTLVGPDNGLLVPAARRIGADADAGVDWFHADPGDPDSTTFHGRDVFAPLAAEIHEMVTSGGVDALDSLDRLTPAEPVDCQLPEATVEGDGAEGFVVAVDGFGNVITNVPGDFLGGRDVVRVNGEEVPVGETFGAVDPGNPLVVVGSHGYVECDVNDGRGDEWFGLSPGNAVEIDGTE
- a CDS encoding nicotinamide-nucleotide adenylyltransferase produces the protein MRGFYIGRFQPYHDGHHRMVAEIVSEVDELVLGIGSAGHSHTTRDPFTAGERVMMVTKSVAEFDCTTYVVPIEDLDRNSVWVSHVQSMSPSFDVGYSNNPLVIQLFEEAGVEVRQSPMFNRDVLEGSELRDRMIEGGEWQHLVPDPVVEVIDEVGGIRRIQRVSETDTNGP